A region from the Oryzias latipes chromosome 20, ASM223467v1 genome encodes:
- the anks6 gene encoding ankyrin repeat and SAM domain-containing protein 6: MNFGVPAHSLLLFRACDDGDYETARSILEPGASKESGRQSRLRSEAGSECAAADMLSLVPVDCTDEEGNTALQFAAASGHENLVRFLLRKGASVDSRNNYGWTPLMQAARFGHLPVAHILLENGAEINGRNRLGASVLTMAARGGHVHVVKLLLESGAFVDDYDHLAPVADEASNGNNNNSTVSFGAGEGCPGGGREFMDITALMVASQHGHEATVHLLLEFGSDVNFSQKATGWGPLMLATLSGKVAVAQQLVEHGADPDRINVLSKTAFELAMQLKQRDIKAYLDSITTVRPQTDDLRRRPDVFNALKLGNSQLVKEILEEDPAQVNSSNQEGATPLMIAAVSGQLEVVQLMVEKNADIDKQDGVHGWTALMQATYHGNKEVVKYLLSQGADVNLRAKNGYTAFDLVMLLNDPDTELVRLLASVCMQVDKDKSKQRGKALIAISKSRQPFASIPAPPDDKGGLKSWWSRMSNRFRRLKLTHTLRSGLSGGRLALFADDAEAALDATMKADAKAAAGSNGVVTPPSPLGANEAGGVWAVKTKDAPHCRASSEKEDPLITTMLRSGAPLTRLPNDKLKAVIPPFLPPSNFEPWNSDRPRLLREGKSEAPRLPMPPQRKLTSSGNSDITSISRVVNRSFKFPSISKGPSSSSPSNSGHYHSPHSSGGSNGVAGLNRDSHNRSGGSADNVLSQIAAQRKKAAGLMEGKTQTAEKQPSQSQPPPPTSVPDISLPDIPANPSLVASDIHSRRKMDLKKRPQSGNSSTSKSTSPTLTPCPSPTPKIHAGPGDSLSSTSSHPRSKSSGGSSSGTITDEDELSSILKKLSLEKYQPIFEEQEVDMEAFLTLTDGDLKELGIKTDGPRQQILAAISELNAGKGRERQILQETIHNFQSSFGSSASNPRKPGQPRSPTTWMRQQVGSSSKR, from the exons ATGAATTTCGGCGTCCCCGCTCATTCTCTGCTTCTCTTTCGTGCCTGTGATGATGGGGACTATGAAACGGCTCGGAGTATCCTGGAACCCGGAGCCTCCAAGGAGTCCGGGCGGCAGAGCAGGCTGCGGTCGGAAGCGGGGTCGGAGTGTGCCGCTGCGGACATGTTGTCTCTGGTACCGGTGGACTGCACGGACGAGGAGGGGAACACCGCCCTGCAGTTCGCGGCGGCCAGCGGCCACGAAAACCTAGTCCGGTTCTTGCTGCGGAAGGGCGCTTCAGTGGACAGCCGCAACAACTACGGCTGGACGCCGCTGATGCAGGCGGCGAG GTTTGGTCACCTGCCTGTGGCCCACATTCTGCTGGAAAACGGGGCAGAGATCAACGGGCGGAACCGGCTGGGAGCCAGTGTTCTGACCATGGCGGCCCGCGGGGGCCACGTTCATGTGGTCAAACTGCTCCTGGAAAGCGGCGCCTTCGTTGATGACTATGATCACCTCGCTCCTGTGGCAGACGAAGCCTccaacggcaacaacaacaacag CACGGTGAGCTTCGGAGCTGGGGAGGGCTGTCCTGGAGGTGGCAGAGAGTTCATGGACATCACAGCGCTGATGGTGGCGTCGCAGCACGGCCACGAAGCCACTGTGCATTTGCTGCTAGAATTTGGCTCTGATGTCAACTTTTCCCAGAAGGCAACGGGCTGGGGGCCACTGATGTTAGCCACGTTGAGTGGAAAG GTGGCTGTGGCTCAGCAGCTGGTGGAGCACGGAGCCGACCCGGACCGGATCAACGTTCTGTCCAAGACTGCCTTTGAGCTCGCCATGCAGTTAAAACAGAGGGACATCAAGGCCTATCTGGACTCCATCACCACTGTCAGACCTCAGACAG ACGACTTGCGGAGGAGACCCGATGTGTTCAACGCTCTCAAGCTGG GAAACTCCCAGCTTGTGAAAGAGATCCTGGAGGAGGACCCGGCTCAGGTGAACTCCTCTAACCAGGAGGGAGCGACGCCGCTCATGATAGCTGCAGTGAGCGGTCAGCTGGAGGTGGTGCAGCTGATGGTGGAGAAGAACGCTGACATAGACAAACAGGACGGCGTTCATGGGTGGACCGCCTTAATGCAGGCCACCTACCACGG caaCAAAGAGGTGGTGAAGTACCTGCTGAGTCAAGGCGCTGACGTCAACCTTCGAGCCAAGAATGGATACACAGCCTTTGATCTGGTTATGCTGCTCAATGATCCGG ACACTGAGCTGGTCCGCCTCCTAGCGTCGGTGTGCATGCAGGTTGACAAGGACAAGTCGAAGCAGCGCGGTAAGGCGCTCATTGCGATCTCTAAAAGCAGACAGCCTTTTGCCTCCATCCCTGCGCCCCCTGATGACAAGGGGGGCCTTAAG TCCTGGTGGAGCAGGATGTCCAATCGCTTCCGGCGGCTGAAGCTGACTCACACTTTGAGGAGCGGCCTTTCTGGCGGCCGCCTGGCTCTGTTCGCCGATGACGCAGAGGCTGCGTTGGATGCCACCATGAAGGCGGATGCAAAGGCTGCGGCTGGCTCTAACGGTGTGGTGACGCCTCCTTCTCCGCTGGGAGCAAACGAGGCCGGCGGCGTCTGGGCTGTCAAGACCAAAGATGCTC CTCATTGCAGAGCATCTTCAGAAAAGGAAGACCCTCTAATAACCACAATG CTCAGAAGCGGTGCGCCACTAACCCGACTGCCGAATGACAAACTGAAAGCCGTCATTCCTCCTTTTCTGCCTCCGTCCAACTTTGAACCGTGGAACTCGGACCGCCCGCGCCTTCTTAGAGAGGGGAAGAGCGAAGCGCCTCGCCTGCCCATGCCGCCGCAGAGGAAACTCACCAGCAGCGGGAACTCTGACATT ACATCCATCAGTCGTGTGGTGAACAGGTCTTTTAAGTTTCCCAGCATCTCCAAAggtccctcctcctcttctccctcCAACTCTGGTCACTACCACTCCCCCCACTCCTCTGGAGGCTCTAATGGAGTCGCGGGGCTCAACCGGGACTCTCACAACCGCTCAG GGGGCAGCGCAGACAATGTTCTGTCCCAGATAGCAGCTCAGCGCAAAAAAGCAGCAGGCCTGATGGAGGGGAAGACCCAAACTGCAGAGAAACAGCCCAGTCAGAGCCAACCTCCTCCACCCACCTCCGTCCCTGACATCAGCCTGCCCGACATCCCCGCAAACCCCAGCCTGGTTGCTTCTGACATCCACTCCCGGAGG AAGATGGATCTGAAAAAGAGACCTCAGTCTGGAAATTCCTCAACTTCTAAGAGCACATCGCCCACTTTGACGCCGTGTCCCTCCCCGACCCCCAAGATTCACGCCGGCCCGGGGGACTCGCTGTCCTCAACCTCCTCCCACCCACGCTCCAAGAGCAGCGGCGGCTCGAGCAGTGGAACCATCACAGACGAAG ATGAACTGTCCAgtattttaaagaaactgtcCCTAGAGAAATATCAGCCTATTTTTGAGGAGCAAGAG GTCGACATGGAGGCGTTTCTGACTCTAACAGACGGGGACCTGAAGGAGCTCGGCATCAAAACAGACGGTCCCAGACAACAGATCCTAGCAGCTATATCAGAGCTCAACGCTGGAAAG GGCAGAGAAAGGCAGATTCTTCAAGAAACGATCCACAACTTCCAGTCCTCCTTTGGTAGCAGCGCTAGCAACCCCAGGAAGCCAGGACAACCCCGCT CACCGACAACCTGGATGAGACAGCAGGTGGGCTCCTCCAGCAAGAGGTGA
- the rps20 gene encoding 40S ribosomal protein S20, translating to MAFKDTGKAPVESEVAIHRIRITLTSRNVKSLEKVCADLIRGAKEKSLKVKGPVRMPTKTLRITTRKTPCGEGSKTWDRFQMRIHKRLIDLHSPSEIVKQITSISIEPGVEVEVTIADA from the exons ATG GCTTTCAAGGACACTGGCAAAGCACCTGTTGAGTCAGAAGTTGCCATCCATCGCATCCGCATCACCCTCACCAGCCGCAATGTTAAATCTCTGGAGAAAG TCTGTGCAGACCTGATCCGTGGTGCTAAGGAGAAGAGCCTGAAGGTGAAAGGACCTGTCCGCATGCCAACTAAG ACTCTGCGCATTACAACCAGAAAGACTCCATGCGGTGAAGGATCCAAAACCTGGGATCGCTTCCAAATGAGGATCCACAAGCGCCTGATTGACCTGCACAGTCCATCCGAAATTGTCAAGCAGATCACCTCCATCAGCATCGAACCCGGTGTTGAGGTGGAAGTCACCATTGCAGATGCATAA